The following coding sequences are from one Chanos chanos chromosome 12, fChaCha1.1, whole genome shotgun sequence window:
- the tomm40l gene encoding mitochondrial import receptor subunit TOM40B, whose protein sequence is MGSVLAASSPSPPVPTAGAGPGGAGLVSVPPGFTMPPVSPASPTASTAPGQQGEAEAPLPNPGAFEECHRKCKEVFPMQMEGVRLTVNKGLSNFFQVNHTVMLSTLGDSSYRFGATYVGTKQTGPAESFPVMVGDIDNNGSLNAQIIHQLTSRVRSKLAFQTQQQKFVNWQGDAEFRGEDFTAAVTLGNPDVLVGSGIVVAHYLQSVTPCLALGGELVYHRRPGEEGTVMSLAGRYTGTNFIATLTLGGAGAHASYYHKANDQLQVGVEFEASTRMQDTSVSFGYQLDVPKANLLFKGSIDSNWVVAATLEKKLLPLPLTLALGAFLNHRKSKFQCGFGVTIG, encoded by the exons atgggCAGTGTGTTAGCTGCCAGCTCTCCCAGTCCACCGGTCCCCACAGCAGGGGCCGGTCCAGGTGGGGCGGGTTTGGTGTCTGTGCCTCCAGGGTTTACCATGCCTCCTGTTTCGCCTGCCTCACCCACTGCAAGCACTGCCCCTGGACAGCAGGGAGAGGCCGAAGCCCCCCTACCCAACCCCGGTGCCTTTGAGGAGTGTCATCGCAAGTGTAAAG aGGTCTTTCCCATGCAGATGGAGGGAGTGCGGTTAACTGTCAACAAGGGCCTGAGTAACTTTTTTCAG GTCAACCACACTGTAATGCTCAGCACTCTGGGGGATTCCTCATATCGGTTTGGAGCCACATATGTGGGAACCAAGCAAACTGGACCTGCAGAG TCTTTTCCAGTTATGGTGGGCGATATCGACAATAATGGCAGCCTGAATGCACAAATCATTCATCAGCTCACCTCTAGAGTGCGCTCTAAGCTGGCTTTCCag ACTCAGCAGCAGAAGTTTGTGAACTGGCAGGGAGATGCTGAGTTTCGAGGCGAGGATTTCACAGCGGCTGTTACCCTCGGCAACCCGGATGTGCTGGTGGGGTCTG GTATAGTTGTAGCCCACTACCTCCAGTCTGTCACTCCATGTCTAGCATTAGGGGGGGAGCTGGTGTACCACCGTCGACCAGGAGAGGAGGGCACAGTCATGTCTCTGGCAGGCAGATACACGG gcACTAATTTCATAGCCACTTTGACACTAGGAGGCGCTGGTGCTCATGCATCCTATTACCATAAAGCTAATGACCAG TTACAGGTAGGAGTGGAGTTTGAGGCAAGTACACGGATGCAGGATACGAGTGTTTCATTTGGTTACCAGTTGGACGTCCCAAAAGCCAACCTGCTGTTTAAAG ggTCTATAGACAGTAACTGGGTGGTTGCTGCCACGCTGGAGAAGAAGTTGCTTCCCCTGCCTCTTACCTTAGCCCTGGGCGCTTTTCTTAACCATCGCAAAAGCAAGTTCCAGTGTGGCTTCGGTGTCACCATTGGTTAA